The Thunnus maccoyii chromosome 12, fThuMac1.1, whole genome shotgun sequence genomic interval CAAGATTTTGATAATAGTTTTGATATCATGAAACAATGGAAATAATGCTCCAGTAATCATAAAGAAGCAATATTCCACCAGTGGTACATGAAGTCATCTGGTATTATGCAGTTCACAGTATCTcatatggtttttccaccaTAATGAGGGAAATGGAAattactatactatatataacTATAGACTATTGTTAGGAATaccagactgtttttttaagtCATCAGACTTGTATAGGTACAGATGCATCTAACAGTTTCAATTTCTAAAAACTGGacatatatttatgtgtatgaaACTGCTCTAATATTCCCAACTCCTCactgtcctcttcttcttatTCATGTTTCCATCTTCCCTCGGGGACCTGTCACAGATGTGAACGTTGCCATCAGGAAAATCGCCACCTTGTTGAAGCCCGACAAGGACATCGTCCACGATGGGGACCACATAATCATCAAGACCCTCAGCACTTTCAAAAACTACAACATGGACTTCTATGTGGGCAAAGAGTTTGAGGAGGATCTGTCTGGGGTGGATGACAGGAAATGCATGGTGAGCAATTCGGACCAACGGGAGGTTTTATGAATGTATATATGCTGCAATGCAATTTTTTACCCATTTGAAAAACCTGTTAAACCACTTAGATACTACAGTTACATTACAATCCAGAGAGAGTGGGCACCTGTGGCATTAACACATCTTCCGTGGGTGCAAAACCTGGTGTGTATAAACTTCTTGGTGGCATACCTCCAGACTGTAATGAGCATATGGTGTGGTGTCATGCAGCCATTTTATACCAAACTTCACACCTACCTACTTACAAAACTTtcctcaaactttttcacagcCTTGTCTATGGAATAACTGATTTGATTATACAGGTAGGTGTTATTTAATGAAGACAGATGTGTCAGATCCTGCAGGGAAAGAACTGTAGTGTTGCAATAAGAAATcagtcaaatttatttaatcAGATTGTCACTGAATACTGAATAGGATCAAAGATTATCTGTTGTTCCCCCagacaaaacctttttttgtatGCTGATAGGCTGATTATAGATAAGCTATAAGCTGTTTAAAGAGTGGCTGAGAGAGAAGGTCACATGCGTCCGTATGTGCTGATTTTATcggaaattattttaattatttttaagagGGGTGTAGGAGGACTGAGCCTCTCAACTCAGTAtattacatacatttaaatCTATGAGATATGATAGGAAACATCCATCCATagcattaaataaatgtataatgtgttataataaCATTCATGTTTCTCTCCCTGACCTGTGACCCCCAGACCACCATCACCTGGGAGGGAGA includes:
- the rbp1.1 gene encoding retinol-binding protein 1.1, with amino-acid sequence MPVDLNGYWKMISNDNFEEYLKALDVNVAIRKIATLLKPDKDIVHDGDHIIIKTLSTFKNYNMDFYVGKEFEEDLSGVDDRKCMTTITWEGDKLVCVQKGEIEGRGWTHWVDGDELHLELRAAGAVSKQVFKKS